The Coffea arabica cultivar ET-39 chromosome 3c, Coffea Arabica ET-39 HiFi, whole genome shotgun sequence genome contains a region encoding:
- the LOC113735801 gene encoding uncharacterized protein, whose product MTLIPLTPQQVHEDQLRLQQEHEREVAKRSPNSQAIISKQEHEREVAKRSPNSQAIIRALTERTSNPGTSSRLDKRPSLLAKNREVRKLFLFKQVVYVLYCKEVILLSHEALNDLPPEISSLLHEFEDVFPDEIPSGLPPLRGIEHQIDFIPEASLPNRPAYKIGPEETKEIQ is encoded by the coding sequence ATGACACTTATTCCTCTCACACCTCAGCAGGTGCATGAAGACCAACTGCGTTTGCAACAGGAGCATGAACGAGAGGTGGCTAAAAGGTCACCCAATTCTCAGGCAATCATTAGCAAACAGGAGCATGAACGAGAGGTGGCTAAAAGGTCACCCAATTCTCAGGCAATCATTAGAGCACTGACCGAGAGGACATCCAACCCTGGTACATCTAGTCGATTGGACAAACGCCCTAGCTTGCTTGCAAAGAACAGGGAAGTTCGtaaattatttttgttcaagCAAGTTGTTTATGTCTTATATTGCAAAGAGGTGATTTTACTTTCTCATGAAGCACTCAATGACTTACCTCCTGAAATCTCCTCTTTATTACATGAATTTGAGGACGTTTTCCCAGATGAGATCCCCAGTGGTCTGCCACCACTTAGAGGGatcgagcaccaaatcgatTTCATTCCTGAAGCATCCTTGCCTAACAGACCGGCCTACAAGATTGGCCCTGAGGAGACTAAGGAGATCCAATGA